Below is a genomic region from Thermus aquaticus.
GAAGAGGGCCTCTACGGGCACGAGGCCGTCCCGGAGGCCGCCGTGGGGGGCGTCCCCGACCCCTACCGCGGGGAGACCGTGGCCGCCTTCATCGTCCTCAAGGAAGCGTACCGGGGCAAGGTCACGGAAAAGGACATTGAGGCCTTCTGCCGGGCAAACCTGGCCGCCTACAAGGTCCCCCGCATCATCCAGTTCCGGGAGGGCCTCCCCAAGTCCAGCGTGGGGAAGATCCTGAGACGGGAGCTTAGGGACGAGTTCGCCAAAAAGGCCTAGAGGCTCCGACACGCTTT
It encodes:
- a CDS encoding AMP-binding enzyme, whose protein sequence is ETQKALKDGWLFTGDLARMDEDGYFYIVDRKKDMIIAGGYNIYPPEGEEGLYGHEAVPEAAVGGVPDPYRGETVAAFIVLKEAYRGKVTEKDIEAFCRANLAAYKVPRIIQFREGLPKSSVGKILRRELRDEFAKKA